Proteins from a single region of Candidatus Binataceae bacterium:
- a CDS encoding nitroreductase/quinone reductase family protein → MSEKEEFEKLPKAMPKWIKDHVELYLSDPDKARMSDSTIGGGPGPLPTLLLIARGANSGKLRPLRLLYQEMDGKCVVIGSKGGAPTHSGWYVNLRANPSARSESARSVCVPEHERRAAMNERAAGRRWRRCIHPTTTTRSESVRGRFRWWFSSRSARYERFFLHPPETMLTNFYFGT, encoded by the coding sequence ATGAGCGAGAAAGAAGAGTTCGAGAAGTTGCCGAAAGCAATGCCGAAGTGGATCAAGGATCACGTGGAGCTCTATCTCTCCGATCCCGACAAAGCCCGCATGTCGGACTCGACCATCGGCGGCGGACCTGGGCCGCTGCCGACACTGCTCCTGATCGCGCGCGGCGCGAATAGCGGGAAGCTGCGGCCGCTGCGCCTCCTCTACCAGGAGATGGATGGGAAGTGCGTCGTCATCGGTTCGAAGGGCGGCGCGCCGACGCATTCGGGCTGGTACGTGAATCTGAGGGCGAATCCGAGCGCGAGATCCGAGTCGGCTCGAAGCGTATGCGTGCCCGAGCACGAACGGCGAGCGGCGATGAACGAACGCGCGGCTGGAAGAAGATGGCGGAGATGTATCCACCCTACGACGACTACCAGAAGCGAATCAGTTCGCGGCAGATTCCGGTGGTGGTTCTCGAGCCGATCGGCCCGGTATGAAAGATTTTTCCTGCATCCGCCGGAAACGATGTTGACTAACTTCTACTTTGGAACTTAG
- a CDS encoding glutathione S-transferase family protein, translating into MSQLRIFSYLPNPRIWKATIVARLAGVDLDVRGAAPKELQSWLWDFDARPLSAAEGTEASEVRGHAGFQGKLHKTAAFLEAHPFGTVPAAFSPDGKVGIFESNSIMRAVARLAGDKLGLYGKDPYEASRIDSFLDASLVFARDSQIYLLALGSGSLSEEIYGPTRDAFATYMNGIDGALSKGRKFIVGDRLTLADVCFVAEFALFNNEKPRARDLKTRGLEPILSEKLDQLFPHAIAHFARLSKHPAFAPDVVPYMEKIERATAK; encoded by the coding sequence ATGAGTCAGCTGCGAATTTTTTCCTACCTGCCGAATCCGAGAATCTGGAAGGCAACCATCGTGGCCAGACTGGCCGGCGTCGATCTCGATGTGCGCGGAGCCGCGCCCAAAGAGCTTCAGTCGTGGCTATGGGATTTTGATGCGCGTCCGCTATCGGCAGCGGAGGGTACGGAAGCGAGCGAGGTGCGCGGTCACGCCGGGTTCCAGGGTAAACTCCATAAGACCGCCGCCTTTCTCGAAGCCCATCCGTTTGGCACCGTCCCGGCCGCATTCAGCCCCGATGGCAAAGTCGGAATCTTCGAATCCAACAGCATCATGCGCGCAGTCGCGAGACTGGCTGGCGACAAGCTCGGCCTATATGGAAAAGATCCATACGAAGCCTCACGCATCGACAGCTTTCTCGATGCGAGTCTCGTATTCGCGCGAGATTCACAGATCTATTTGCTGGCGCTTGGCAGCGGATCCTTGTCCGAGGAGATTTATGGTCCAACCCGCGATGCCTTCGCGACCTATATGAACGGAATCGATGGCGCATTATCGAAGGGTCGGAAGTTCATCGTAGGCGATCGCCTGACCCTGGCCGACGTGTGCTTCGTGGCCGAGTTCGCGCTGTTCAACAACGAGAAGCCGCGTGCACGAGATCTGAAGACGCGAGGACTGGAGCCGATTCTGAGTGAGAAACTCGATCAGCTATTTCCACATGCTATTGCTCACTTCGCTAGACTATCGAAGCATCCAGCTTTCGCTCCCGACGTTGTCCCGTACATGGAAAAGATCGAGCGGGCGACCGCGAAGTGA
- a CDS encoding helix-turn-helix domain-containing protein: protein MRWKQIDTMTCSVARTLSVVGDRWTMLIIRDVFLGIRRFDAIQQDLQLTTHRLSDRLRKLVLDGILRRVAYEKRPPRFEYRLTEKGLDLYPLMATMTRWGDRWMAGRAGAPVQLIHRPCGHAITPELICPCCKSKIDAREMSARPGPALKGRGLPVPDNQPRRRNIARTTAA, encoded by the coding sequence ATGCGCTGGAAACAAATCGACACCATGACTTGCTCGGTCGCCCGAACGCTGTCGGTGGTCGGCGACCGCTGGACGATGCTGATCATACGCGACGTGTTCCTCGGCATCCGCAGGTTCGATGCGATCCAGCAGGATTTGCAGCTGACAACCCATCGTCTGTCTGACCGCCTGCGCAAACTGGTGCTCGATGGAATCCTCCGCCGCGTCGCCTACGAAAAGCGCCCGCCTCGATTCGAGTATCGGCTTACGGAAAAAGGGCTCGATCTCTATCCGCTGATGGCCACCATGACCCGGTGGGGCGATCGCTGGATGGCGGGACGCGCGGGAGCGCCAGTGCAGCTGATCCATCGGCCATGCGGCCACGCGATTACCCCGGAACTCATCTGCCCGTGCTGCAAATCGAAAATAGATGCACGCGAGATGAGCGCTCGGCCCGGTCCGGCGCTTAAAGGTCGCGGTCTGCCGGTGCCGGATAATCAGCCGAGGCGCCGGAACATCGCTCGCACCACCGCGGCTTGA